A window of Trueperaceae bacterium genomic DNA:
ACAAGCTCAGATTACGGCGTTCGAGGACACTTGGCAGTGGTCTGAATCGTCAGCTCGCGCTCTCGACGAGTTGGTTAATGTCCACGGTGCGCTAGCCGAGTTCATGGATTTCACTGTGCGTCGACTCGGGCACAACGCACTTAGCGCCTACCTCGCAATGATGGCGATTCGGCTTGTGGAGCTTCACCGCGTACTCAAGCCAACCGGCTCTCTGTTCCTCCACTGCGACCCGACGGCCAGCCACTACCTGAAGGTTGTCCTCGATATCCTCTTCGTTCCAACCAACTTTCGTAGCGAAATCATTTGGCGCCGACATGGAGCGCATAACGACGCTAGCCGCAACCTCGCGTCGGTTCACGATGTAATCCTCTACTATGCCAAGCGCCCCGCCGCAACCTTTAATCGTCTCTACACAGCCCACGACCCGGAGTACATCGAGAGGGCCTACCGCCACTTCGATGATCGTGGCAGGTATCGAGTTCAAAATCTTGCTAGCCCAAACCCGCGTCCAAACCTTACTTATGACTACACAGCGCTGAATGGGCTCACGTACAAGCCGCATCCTAACGGCTGGAAGTACACACCAGAACGCCTGCGGAATCTGGATGAAGAGGGCCGCCTGCACTACCCGAATAAGCCTGATGGCCGACTCGCACTGAAGAACTACCTCGGGGAGATGACGGGACCGGCGCTCTCTAATCTGTGGACAGATATTGGTGGGCTAAGCGGGTCACATGCTGAACGCTTGGGGTATCCGACGCAGAAGCCAGTAGCACTGTTAGAGCGAATAGTCGAGATGGCGTCAAACCCAGGTGACATTGTGCTGGACCCGTTTTGCGGTTGCGGTACAGCGATAAGTGCTGCCGAGAAGTTTGGGCGACAGTGGGTAGGCATAGATGTCACCCACCTCGCCGTGAGCCTCATACAAGCACGACTTCGCCAGGACTTCGGTTTGGAATCGGGAGAGGACTATGCCCTCGAAGGCACTCCTTCCGATGTTGAAAGCGCTCGGTACCTCTTCGAGCAAAAGGAGGATGGCCCTTACCAGTTTCAATTCTGGGCTGTCGGCCTCATCGGGGCGCAACCGTTCGGCGCCGGTGCCTCTGGGAAGAAGGGAAAGAAGGGCCGCGACTCCGGCATCGACGGAGTCCTCTACTTCCGCACTCCGGGCGGTGAGAAGCTGGAGAAGGTCATCGTCAGCGTCAAGGGCGGCAAGAGCCTGAA
This region includes:
- a CDS encoding DNA methyltransferase, producing the protein MPKTLYYGDNLDILRESISDESVDLIYLDPPFNSAADYNVIFREHLEQGPQAQITAFEDTWQWSESSARALDELVNVHGALAEFMDFTVRRLGHNALSAYLAMMAIRLVELHRVLKPTGSLFLHCDPTASHYLKVVLDILFVPTNFRSEIIWRRHGAHNDASRNLASVHDVILYYAKRPAATFNRLYTAHDPEYIERAYRHFDDRGRYRVQNLASPNPRPNLTYDYTALNGLTYKPHPNGWKYTPERLRNLDEEGRLHYPNKPDGRLALKNYLGEMTGPALSNLWTDIGGLSGSHAERLGYPTQKPVALLERIVEMASNPGDIVLDPFCGCGTAISAAEKFGRQWVGIDVTHLAVSLIQARLRQDFGLESGEDYALEGTPSDVESARYLFEQKEDGPYQFQFWAVGLIGAQPFGAGASGKKGKKGRDSGIDGVLYFRTPGGEKLEKVIVSVKGGKSLNPGMIRDLESVVRREKAAMGVFLTLEEPTQGMRQEAAKHGLYHHEDESYPVMQILTVADLLNGKRPAIPRGAANVSLDRKEVKTIKSDKRSKSMNPLFGKPVSESD